The Nitrosomonas sp. sh817 genome includes a window with the following:
- a CDS encoding RNA-binding S4 domain-containing protein, whose amino-acid sequence MSEFSLKGHDAIALNDLLKITGLCGSGGEAKAAIAKGEVKVNDQVELRKTCKIRNGQVVEYAREQITVTL is encoded by the coding sequence ATGAGTGAATTCAGTCTTAAAGGCCACGACGCGATTGCATTGAACGATCTGTTGAAGATCACCGGCCTGTGCGGGAGCGGTGGCGAGGCCAAGGCCGCAATCGCCAAGGGTGAGGTCAAAGTGAATGATCAGGTCGAGCTACGCAAAACTTGCAAGATTCGCAATGGCCAAGTGGTGGAATATGCCCGGGAACAAATCACCGTAACACTCTGA